Proteins encoded in a region of the Leifsonia sp. PS1209 genome:
- a CDS encoding DUF58 domain-containing protein → MSTTVSRTQAELTNARARIVGTRDGFLADVIVLVVRSTSAAWRAVSGVARRIGSVVTPLGWALAVVAILGLTSGYVYGWLEAVVVGWSAVALLVVASGYLAGRNAYRVQLALPSNRVVVGEKAPGEVIVRNPVRRRLPGVRVEVPVGHGLAEFAAPSLAGGEEHSDVFLVPTTRRGIVPIGPVRTVRADPVGVVRREMVWAESLDLFVHPRTIAIPSMSTGFVRDLEGAPTRDLTASDIAFHALREYVPGDERRNIHWKSTAKTGSYMVRQFEETRRSHLLVALSLSSSDYGNDEEFELAVSAAGSLGVRAMLDSRTVSVVASARTPDFAKKIVHTVRRLSVVNRGRLLDDLASVELAPTALRLPELAQIAAEESTGISVAFLVCGSTVTATQLRASASHFPLGVDVVAVVCDEGAVPALRRVSDLSVLTIGYLEDLQKSLAKRLAT, encoded by the coding sequence GTGAGCACCACCGTCAGTCGCACCCAGGCGGAGCTCACCAACGCCAGGGCGAGGATCGTCGGCACCAGGGACGGATTCCTGGCCGACGTGATCGTGCTGGTCGTGCGGTCGACCTCTGCCGCCTGGCGGGCGGTCTCCGGGGTGGCGCGCAGGATCGGCTCGGTGGTCACGCCGCTCGGCTGGGCTCTCGCCGTCGTCGCGATCCTCGGGCTGACGTCCGGCTACGTCTACGGCTGGCTGGAGGCGGTGGTGGTCGGCTGGTCGGCCGTCGCCCTGCTGGTGGTGGCCTCCGGCTACCTGGCGGGGCGAAACGCGTACCGGGTGCAGCTGGCCCTGCCGTCGAACCGCGTCGTGGTGGGGGAGAAGGCGCCCGGCGAGGTGATCGTGCGGAACCCCGTGCGCCGCAGGCTCCCCGGTGTGCGGGTCGAGGTGCCGGTCGGGCACGGCCTCGCCGAGTTCGCCGCTCCGTCGCTGGCCGGAGGCGAGGAGCACTCCGACGTCTTCCTGGTGCCGACCACGCGCAGAGGCATCGTGCCGATCGGCCCCGTGCGCACGGTGCGCGCCGACCCGGTGGGCGTCGTGCGGCGCGAGATGGTGTGGGCGGAGTCGCTCGACCTGTTCGTGCATCCGCGGACCATCGCCATCCCGAGCATGAGCACAGGGTTCGTGCGCGACCTGGAAGGCGCCCCGACGCGCGACCTGACCGCGAGCGACATCGCGTTCCACGCGCTGCGCGAGTACGTTCCGGGCGACGAGCGCAGGAACATCCACTGGAAGTCGACGGCGAAGACCGGCAGCTACATGGTGCGGCAGTTCGAGGAGACCAGGCGCAGCCACCTGCTGGTCGCCCTCAGCCTGTCGAGCTCCGACTACGGCAACGACGAGGAGTTCGAGCTGGCGGTGAGCGCCGCCGGTTCGCTCGGCGTGCGCGCCATGCTCGACTCGCGCACCGTATCCGTGGTCGCGAGCGCACGCACGCCGGACTTCGCGAAGAAGATCGTGCACACCGTCCGGCGCCTCAGCGTCGTGAACAGGGGCAGGCTGCTCGACGACCTCGCCAGTGTCGAGCTGGCGCCGACGGCACTCCGGCTGCCGGAGCTCGCGCAGATCGCGGCGGAGGAATCGACGGGCATCTCCGTCGCGTTCCTCGTCTGCGGCTCGACCGTGACCGCTACGCAGCTGCGCGCCTCCGCATCGCACTTCCCGCTCGGCGTCGACGTGGTCGCCGTGGTCTGCGACGAGGGCGCGGTGCCCGCCCTGCGCAGGGTGTCCGACCTCAGCGTGCTCACCATCGGCTACCTGGAAGACCTGCAGAAGAGCCTGGCGAAACGGCTGGCGACCTGA
- a CDS encoding transglutaminase domain-containing protein yields MAAQQKTKRTTVSAVDARKRLAGAAVDTTFAIVATGLAAAAFWPVYQSSAFAVMLGVTLLVGAAIAVLGAVFRWPSIVVAPLVVLVYLGLGTQLAVPGETTARGLLPTAQGFGDLVRATWLSWKQLVTISLPVGSYQALLVPAFILTLVAVVATVSTALRSRRGELAAIPPILLMLAGILLGSGTSAVPLWLALTLFAVLLGWMIRFRLRRRAASVRSLTEQSGVIVESARDRRRTVGRTLVGAAVIVAIACVAGTAAAVLAPPDRERQVVRTAVEQPFDPRSYPTPLSGFRSYLEPAKADQPMLTVDGLPSDRRLRIATLDTYDGVTYSVGTDAVTSASGSFTRVPYRMDQNGVTGTRDTIAVTVRDYRGPWVPGSGQLQQITFHGSNAPTLSGAFFYNDVTGTGAVTRSLASGDSYTMDAVVKPEVTAAGLTKAEPGSAVVPKPAIIPDELSQTLQKYTAGVTGAGAKLAAALDGLAADGYISHGIGPDEPPSRSGHGADRITELLTDIPMLGDQEQYAVTAALMARQLGFPARVVVGFVAPKDQASSASVTLTGSDISAWIEVQTADGWVTVDPTPPLRPVPPKQPDQPTQITRPQTNVQPPVDDTPAQRDDPPQAQVDKSNTPQPNPLLDAILTVLTILGWVVLGLAILSAPFLAVLAAKWRRRALRRRAPTSVERIAGGWREFADTAVDHGYDPPPAATRKEFAGTIGGSRASALAAVADRAVFSPIAPTEEEADTVWKAVDELRGQLGKRDTRWKRLLAAVSLRSLGYRGWKGNGRKGRR; encoded by the coding sequence ATGGCAGCGCAGCAGAAGACGAAGCGCACGACCGTCTCCGCCGTGGATGCGCGGAAGCGGCTGGCGGGCGCCGCCGTCGACACCACGTTCGCGATCGTCGCCACCGGGCTGGCCGCCGCGGCCTTCTGGCCGGTGTACCAGTCGTCCGCCTTCGCCGTGATGCTCGGCGTGACCCTCTTGGTCGGGGCCGCCATCGCCGTGCTCGGCGCGGTGTTCCGCTGGCCGAGCATCGTCGTCGCTCCGCTCGTCGTACTGGTGTACCTCGGCCTCGGCACCCAGCTGGCGGTGCCGGGGGAGACGACGGCGCGCGGCCTGCTGCCCACCGCGCAGGGCTTCGGCGACCTGGTGCGCGCCACCTGGCTCAGCTGGAAGCAGCTCGTCACGATCTCGCTGCCGGTCGGCTCGTACCAGGCGCTGCTCGTCCCCGCGTTCATCCTGACCCTCGTCGCCGTCGTGGCGACGGTATCGACAGCGCTGCGCTCCAGACGAGGAGAGCTGGCCGCCATCCCGCCCATCCTCCTGATGCTCGCAGGCATCCTGCTCGGCTCCGGCACCTCCGCCGTCCCGCTCTGGCTGGCGCTGACCCTGTTCGCGGTGCTGCTCGGCTGGATGATCCGGTTCCGGCTGCGCAGACGGGCGGCGTCCGTGCGCAGCCTCACCGAGCAGAGCGGCGTCATCGTCGAGTCGGCCCGCGACAGGAGGAGGACCGTCGGCCGCACCCTCGTCGGCGCGGCCGTCATCGTGGCCATCGCCTGCGTCGCCGGCACCGCCGCCGCCGTGCTCGCCCCGCCGGACCGCGAGCGCCAGGTGGTGCGCACCGCCGTCGAGCAGCCGTTCGACCCCCGCTCGTACCCGACGCCGCTGAGCGGCTTCCGCTCCTACCTCGAACCGGCCAAGGCCGACCAGCCGATGCTCACCGTCGACGGGCTCCCGTCCGACCGCCGGCTGCGCATCGCGACGCTCGACACCTACGACGGAGTGACGTACTCGGTCGGCACCGACGCGGTGACCAGCGCATCCGGATCGTTCACCCGCGTGCCGTACCGGATGGACCAGAACGGCGTCACCGGAACGCGCGACACCATCGCGGTGACCGTGCGCGACTACCGCGGCCCCTGGGTTCCCGGCAGCGGCCAGCTGCAGCAGATCACCTTCCACGGCTCGAACGCGCCGACGCTCTCCGGCGCGTTCTTCTATAACGACGTCACCGGCACCGGCGCCGTCACCCGCAGCCTCGCATCCGGCGACAGCTACACGATGGATGCGGTGGTCAAGCCCGAGGTCACCGCCGCCGGCCTCACGAAGGCGGAGCCGGGCAGCGCCGTGGTCCCGAAACCGGCGATCATCCCGGACGAGCTGTCGCAGACGCTGCAGAAGTACACCGCCGGGGTGACCGGCGCCGGCGCGAAGCTCGCAGCCGCGCTCGATGGGCTCGCGGCCGACGGGTACATCAGCCACGGCATCGGACCGGACGAGCCGCCGAGCAGGTCGGGGCACGGAGCAGACCGCATCACGGAGCTGCTGACCGACATCCCGATGCTGGGCGACCAGGAGCAGTACGCCGTGACCGCTGCCCTGATGGCGAGGCAGCTGGGCTTCCCGGCCCGCGTCGTCGTCGGATTCGTCGCTCCGAAGGACCAGGCGAGCTCGGCGAGCGTCACCCTCACCGGCTCGGACATCTCGGCGTGGATCGAAGTGCAGACGGCGGACGGCTGGGTCACGGTCGACCCGACCCCGCCGCTGCGGCCCGTTCCGCCGAAGCAGCCGGACCAGCCGACGCAGATCACGCGCCCGCAGACCAACGTGCAGCCTCCCGTCGACGACACACCCGCGCAGCGCGACGACCCGCCGCAGGCGCAGGTCGACAAGAGCAACACCCCGCAGCCCAACCCGCTCCTGGATGCGATCCTCACGGTGCTCACCATCCTCGGCTGGGTGGTGCTCGGCCTGGCGATCCTCTCCGCGCCGTTCCTCGCCGTCCTCGCCGCGAAGTGGCGGCGCAGGGCGCTGCGCAGGCGGGCGCCGACCTCGGTGGAGCGCATCGCGGGAGGGTGGCGCGAATTCGCGGACACCGCGGTCGACCACGGCTACGACCCGCCGCCCGCTGCGACCAGGAAGGAGTTCGCCGGCACCATCGGCGGCTCCCGGGCGAGCGCCCTGGCGGCGGTCGCCGACCGGGCGGTGTTCAGCCCGATCGCCCCCACCGAGGAGGAGGCGGACACGGTCTGGAAGGCCGTCGACGAACTGCGCGGCCAGCTCGGCAAGCGCGACACACGGTGGAAGCGCCTGCTGGCGGCGGTTTCGCTCCGCTCGCTCGGCTACCGTGGGTGGAAGGGCAACGGAAGGAAAGGCAGACGATGA
- a CDS encoding Ig-like domain-containing protein, translating into MIGAWIAAHKSLVATVTSSTAVVALVTTLAVVSGGYSAQHLQLGDAAVWVASGAKKSLGRANTEIDKLNSVVTGTGEAIDVVQDGSNVLLLDKETNTLAVVDPATSEAGKSVALPPRSPRVDISGDHVSLLSQATGQLWLTTVPQLDQFNAGSGSTIDLGGRTIAAMDPAGALFAYLPDTKTVTRIDVTGSEPTTTSQKVPTTGDGAAAALTIVGGKWALFDPDARAVYLAGRTVDLSGFLRTGDDAVVQQPSASGDAVWIATNSGLIEVPLDGTKPSRAFADASGAPAAPITVGDCTYAAWAGGAAWSTCDASGAGKASTLSEVPGGAALAFRANTGRVVLNDAKSGVSWAVQSGNTRIDNWDELVAKKNTKELVDQSRQDTTPQYEKQQQPPVAVDDQFGARPGRVTPLPVLLNDYDPNGDVLTIDSFTGIPVEQGTLELTNSNQQLQITLPDTASGTIAFDYTISDGRGGTASAHVVVSVRLPTENSPPVCARAAKAVVQAGGRVTSSVLSECYDPDGDSFFLAGASVPGPDTVTFTPQGQVAFSDHGQGGDLKDVSLVVSDALAQGTGTLAVTVRAPGQVPIIADPFAVLAYQGQEVTVQPLAHVRGGNGTVRLSNVPSKADATITPDYQGGTFRFDSDQVGTHNIEYTVSDGVVTSTGTVRIDVKAPPGAKTAPIAVPHTAFIREQTTQDVDVLSTDIDPSGGVLLVTGVTAPPPTSGVRVEILGQRTLRVTLNRPLAGPMDFHYQLSNGLADAVGTVTVVQLPPLTVHQPPIAAPDSVSVRVDDVVDIPVLTNDIQPDGDKLTLDPTLATPLPSGAGLLFASGSQLRYLAPSKPGNFTAAYKVFGEDGQWATAEVNIAVRERDEATNNPPVPKTVTARVLAGDTVRITVPLSGIDPDGDSVQFIGQETNPQKGAVIASGADWMDFQAGDYAAGTDTFSYAVVDALGARATGTVRVGIAPRVDGARNPVAVEDDVTTRPGKTLNIQVLANDSDPDGSPLTVTKVSSLDGKAKAKITDDIVVVTAPKAEGTYGFLYTIQNQRGGTSENFVRVTVSANAPPARPVVSDTSLGLSDILGKDRVNVNVLANVFFADGPVSSLKLQLVPGYGTSAQVTANKRIRITIGAKSQIIPFKVTNPDDESISGYGFVHIPGYNDALPQVKRGAPDLTVVSEKTLTIHLNDYIVAVGGRKVRLTDAATVRATHANGDDLVVNNDTLQYTSTSRYFGPASISFQVTDGTSAGDPNGNVATIVLPIQVTARQNQPPVFTGALIDFEPGQTKTVDLTKLTSYPYAKDQNELAFSIQDPKPDGVSVSLDGRKLTIAVAAGTAKGAHPSIAIGVRDAVNAGQPGRIDLNVVPSTRPLASPQSDTVIAPRGQTTSVDVLANDKATNPFPDKPLRVVGVRGLGSSDLPSGVTITPSADNSTLSIQVSATAAPADATVQYEVADATGDPDRYTWGTVTVSVQDKPAPVSNVQITAFADRSLTVSWIPGAFNNSPITGFEVTVANAATGQVFSTTPCATTSCAVQTPGNGPDNAVTIAVRAKNALGLSDPTAYTEPVWSDVIPGAPSGLSSQPLDHGLRISWTKPADVPGASPISSYVVTLGGQTASLAVQRGDAVGTQYSLNLADGSIANGAAIGYAVSSRNDFYAGRTSWNQSQSSGVPAGAPLVTGPAPTATPSMTDGSTATLSWPTVFSDNGKAITRYYAGVFQGSAMPNCTVTGVESGNPVLQVDPTSSSFVSTAGTSTTFRGLQPNTSYNFVVYAYNGQGCTRSAFATATPRQAPGAPTAVSVSGPASSFPDRYDFRLDGVTYRAGSGANPVVSYRLTGAGVNESGTITGTSGLLSGAGGNHYGIPLTLTITQICEGYPDNSRLCSDPGSQLSVPLGVAVATDLGGIRFTTTPVPDTDPVTYTYAYTWTSWPTGSYDSVTYSCDGGVTQTPMPAVGQTASCAPVDPSFPLVVSVTVGGSTYTQSYASSAVPQG; encoded by the coding sequence GTGATCGGTGCCTGGATCGCGGCGCACAAGTCGCTCGTGGCGACCGTGACGAGCAGCACGGCTGTCGTCGCGCTCGTGACGACGCTCGCCGTCGTCTCCGGCGGATACAGCGCCCAGCACTTGCAGCTCGGCGACGCGGCCGTCTGGGTGGCGAGCGGAGCGAAGAAGTCGCTCGGCAGGGCCAACACCGAGATCGACAAGCTGAACTCCGTGGTCACCGGCACGGGGGAGGCCATCGACGTCGTCCAGGACGGCTCGAACGTGCTGCTGCTCGACAAAGAGACGAACACCCTCGCCGTCGTCGACCCTGCCACCAGCGAGGCGGGCAAGTCCGTCGCGCTTCCCCCGCGCTCGCCGCGGGTCGACATCTCCGGCGACCACGTCTCGCTGCTCTCGCAGGCGACGGGGCAGCTCTGGCTGACGACGGTGCCGCAGCTCGATCAGTTCAACGCGGGCTCCGGCTCGACCATCGACCTCGGCGGACGGACCATCGCGGCGATGGATCCCGCCGGCGCGCTGTTCGCCTACCTGCCGGACACGAAGACGGTCACCAGGATCGACGTGACGGGCTCCGAGCCGACGACCACCTCGCAGAAGGTGCCGACGACGGGCGACGGAGCCGCGGCGGCGCTCACCATCGTCGGTGGCAAGTGGGCGCTCTTCGATCCGGATGCGCGTGCCGTCTACCTGGCGGGGAGGACCGTCGACCTCTCCGGCTTCCTCCGCACCGGCGACGACGCCGTCGTTCAGCAGCCGTCCGCCTCCGGGGACGCGGTGTGGATCGCGACCAACTCCGGACTCATCGAGGTGCCGCTCGACGGCACGAAGCCGTCCCGCGCGTTCGCGGACGCGTCCGGCGCGCCGGCGGCTCCCATCACCGTCGGCGACTGCACGTACGCCGCGTGGGCCGGAGGAGCCGCGTGGTCGACGTGCGACGCATCCGGTGCAGGAAAGGCCTCGACGCTCAGCGAGGTTCCCGGCGGAGCGGCGCTCGCCTTCCGCGCCAACACGGGCAGGGTCGTGCTGAACGACGCCAAGTCCGGCGTCTCCTGGGCCGTGCAGAGCGGCAACACGCGCATCGACAACTGGGACGAGCTCGTCGCCAAGAAGAACACCAAGGAACTCGTCGACCAGTCCAGGCAGGACACGACACCGCAGTACGAGAAGCAGCAGCAGCCTCCGGTCGCGGTCGACGACCAGTTCGGCGCGCGGCCGGGACGCGTGACACCGCTGCCGGTGCTGCTCAACGACTACGACCCGAACGGCGACGTGCTCACGATCGACTCGTTCACGGGCATCCCGGTCGAGCAGGGCACCCTCGAGCTGACCAACAGCAACCAGCAGCTGCAGATCACCCTGCCGGACACGGCGAGCGGCACGATCGCGTTCGACTACACCATCTCGGACGGCAGGGGAGGTACGGCGTCCGCCCACGTGGTGGTGAGCGTGCGCCTGCCCACCGAGAACTCCCCGCCGGTCTGCGCCAGGGCGGCGAAGGCCGTCGTACAGGCGGGAGGCCGGGTCACCAGCTCGGTGCTCAGCGAGTGCTACGACCCGGATGGCGACTCCTTCTTCCTCGCCGGGGCGAGCGTTCCCGGCCCGGACACCGTGACATTCACGCCGCAGGGTCAGGTCGCGTTCTCCGACCACGGCCAGGGCGGCGACCTCAAAGATGTGAGCCTGGTGGTGTCCGACGCCCTCGCCCAGGGGACGGGGACGCTCGCCGTCACCGTGCGCGCGCCCGGCCAGGTGCCGATCATCGCCGACCCGTTCGCCGTCCTCGCCTATCAGGGCCAGGAGGTGACGGTGCAGCCGCTCGCGCACGTGCGCGGCGGGAACGGCACCGTGCGGCTGAGCAACGTCCCGAGCAAGGCCGACGCGACGATCACGCCCGACTACCAGGGCGGCACGTTCCGCTTCGACTCCGACCAGGTCGGGACGCACAACATCGAGTACACGGTCTCCGACGGCGTCGTCACCTCCACCGGCACCGTCCGGATCGACGTGAAGGCCCCGCCCGGCGCCAAGACGGCGCCCATCGCGGTGCCGCACACCGCGTTCATCCGGGAGCAGACCACCCAGGACGTGGATGTGCTCTCCACCGACATCGACCCGTCCGGCGGCGTGCTGCTGGTCACCGGGGTCACCGCGCCGCCGCCGACCAGCGGCGTCCGCGTCGAGATCCTCGGCCAGCGCACGCTGCGCGTGACGCTCAACCGTCCGCTCGCCGGCCCGATGGACTTCCACTACCAGCTGAGCAACGGCCTCGCCGACGCGGTCGGCACGGTGACGGTCGTGCAGCTGCCGCCGTTGACCGTGCACCAGCCGCCGATCGCGGCGCCGGACTCCGTCTCGGTGCGCGTGGACGACGTGGTCGACATCCCGGTGCTCACCAACGACATCCAGCCGGACGGCGACAAGCTCACCCTCGACCCGACGCTGGCGACGCCGCTGCCGTCCGGCGCCGGCCTGCTCTTCGCGAGCGGCAGCCAGCTGCGCTACCTCGCGCCGTCGAAGCCGGGCAACTTCACGGCGGCGTACAAGGTGTTCGGCGAGGACGGCCAGTGGGCGACCGCCGAGGTCAACATCGCCGTCCGCGAACGCGACGAGGCCACGAACAACCCGCCCGTGCCGAAGACGGTGACGGCGCGCGTGCTCGCCGGCGACACGGTCCGCATCACGGTGCCGCTGTCCGGCATCGACCCCGACGGCGACTCCGTGCAGTTCATCGGGCAGGAGACGAACCCGCAGAAGGGCGCCGTGATCGCCTCCGGCGCGGACTGGATGGACTTCCAGGCCGGAGACTACGCGGCAGGCACCGACACGTTCAGCTACGCGGTGGTGGATGCGCTCGGCGCGCGGGCCACGGGGACGGTCAGGGTCGGCATCGCCCCGCGCGTCGACGGAGCGCGGAACCCCGTCGCGGTCGAGGACGACGTGACGACCCGGCCGGGCAAGACCCTGAACATCCAAGTGCTCGCCAATGACAGCGACCCGGACGGGAGCCCGTTGACGGTCACCAAGGTGTCGTCGCTCGATGGCAAGGCGAAGGCGAAGATCACCGACGACATCGTGGTCGTCACCGCGCCGAAGGCCGAAGGGACGTACGGCTTCCTCTACACGATCCAGAACCAGCGCGGCGGCACGAGCGAGAACTTCGTGCGCGTGACGGTCAGCGCGAACGCCCCTCCCGCGCGTCCGGTGGTCTCCGACACGTCGCTCGGCCTGTCGGACATCCTGGGCAAGGACAGGGTCAACGTCAACGTGCTGGCCAACGTGTTCTTCGCGGACGGGCCGGTCTCCTCGCTCAAGCTGCAACTGGTGCCCGGCTACGGCACCAGCGCCCAGGTGACGGCCAACAAGCGGATCAGGATCACGATCGGCGCCAAGAGCCAGATCATCCCGTTCAAGGTCACCAACCCGGACGACGAGTCGATCTCGGGCTACGGGTTCGTGCACATCCCCGGATACAACGACGCCCTTCCGCAGGTGAAGCGCGGCGCCCCCGACCTCACCGTGGTCAGCGAGAAGACGCTGACGATCCACCTCAACGACTACATCGTGGCCGTCGGCGGACGCAAAGTGCGGCTGACGGACGCGGCGACCGTGCGGGCGACGCACGCGAACGGCGACGACCTCGTCGTCAACAACGACACCCTGCAGTACACGAGCACGTCGCGCTACTTCGGGCCGGCATCCATCTCGTTCCAGGTGACGGACGGCACGTCCGCCGGCGACCCGAACGGCAACGTCGCCACCATCGTGCTGCCGATCCAGGTCACGGCGCGGCAGAACCAGCCCCCGGTGTTCACCGGGGCGCTGATCGACTTCGAGCCCGGGCAGACGAAGACGGTCGACCTCACGAAGCTCACCAGCTACCCGTATGCGAAAGACCAGAACGAGCTGGCCTTCAGCATCCAGGACCCGAAACCCGACGGCGTCTCCGTCTCGCTCGACGGGCGCAAGCTCACGATCGCGGTCGCCGCCGGCACCGCGAAGGGCGCGCATCCCTCGATCGCGATCGGGGTGCGGGATGCGGTCAACGCCGGGCAGCCAGGGCGCATCGACCTCAACGTGGTGCCGTCCACCAGGCCGCTGGCGAGTCCGCAGTCCGACACCGTGATCGCGCCCCGCGGCCAGACGACGAGCGTGGATGTGCTCGCCAACGACAAGGCGACCAACCCGTTCCCCGACAAGCCGCTCAGGGTCGTCGGCGTGCGCGGGCTGGGCAGCAGCGACCTGCCGAGCGGGGTCACCATCACGCCGAGCGCGGACAACTCGACTCTGAGCATCCAGGTGTCTGCGACGGCGGCGCCCGCCGACGCGACCGTGCAGTACGAGGTGGCGGATGCGACGGGCGACCCCGACAGGTACACCTGGGGAACGGTCACCGTGTCCGTGCAGGACAAGCCGGCCCCCGTCTCGAACGTGCAGATCACGGCGTTCGCCGACCGGTCGCTGACGGTGTCGTGGATCCCCGGCGCGTTCAACAACTCGCCGATCACCGGGTTCGAGGTGACCGTCGCGAACGCGGCGACGGGCCAGGTCTTCTCGACCACGCCGTGCGCGACGACCAGCTGCGCCGTCCAGACGCCGGGCAACGGCCCCGACAACGCCGTCACCATCGCCGTGCGGGCGAAGAACGCGCTCGGGCTGTCCGACCCGACCGCATACACAGAGCCGGTCTGGTCGGACGTGATCCCCGGAGCCCCGTCCGGGCTGTCGTCGCAGCCGCTCGACCACGGACTGCGGATCAGCTGGACCAAGCCGGCCGACGTGCCGGGCGCCAGCCCGATCAGCTCGTACGTGGTCACCCTCGGCGGACAGACCGCCTCGCTCGCCGTGCAGCGCGGCGACGCGGTCGGCACCCAGTACTCGCTCAACCTCGCGGACGGCAGCATCGCGAACGGCGCAGCCATCGGATACGCGGTGTCGTCCCGCAACGACTTCTACGCCGGGCGCACAAGCTGGAACCAGAGCCAGAGCAGCGGCGTGCCCGCCGGCGCTCCGCTCGTCACCGGCCCGGCGCCGACGGCGACGCCGAGCATGACGGACGGGTCGACGGCCACGCTGAGCTGGCCGACGGTGTTCAGCGACAACGGCAAAGCGATCACCCGCTACTACGCCGGTGTCTTCCAGGGCTCGGCGATGCCGAACTGCACGGTCACGGGTGTCGAGTCCGGCAACCCCGTGCTGCAGGTGGACCCCACCTCGTCGTCGTTCGTCTCGACGGCGGGCACGAGCACCACGTTCCGGGGGCTGCAGCCGAACACGAGCTACAACTTCGTGGTCTACGCGTACAACGGACAGGGATGCACGCGCAGCGCCTTCGCGACGGCCACCCCGCGGCAGGCACCGGGGGCTCCGACCGCCGTGAGCGTGTCCGGGCCGGCGTCCAGCTTCCCGGACCGCTACGACTTCCGGCTCGACGGCGTGACGTACCGCGCCGGCAGTGGGGCCAACCCGGTCGTCTCCTACCGGCTGACCGGCGCGGGCGTCAACGAGTCCGGCACGATTACGGGCACCTCGGGGCTGCTGTCTGGCGCGGGTGGCAACCATTACGGCATACCGCTCACCCTCACGATCACTCAGATCTGCGAGGGCTACCCCGACAACTCCCGACTGTGCAGCGATCCGGGCAGCCAGCTCAGCGTGCCGCTCGGGGTGGCCGTCGCCACCGACCTCGGCGGGATCCGGTTCACCACCACGCCGGTCCCGGACACCGACCCCGTGACGTACACCTACGCGTACACCTGGACGTCGTGGCCGACCGGCTCCTACGACTCGGTGACGTACAGCTGCGACGGCGGCGTCACCCAGACGCCGATGCCCGCCGTCGGTCAGACCGCATCCTGTGCCCCGGTGGACCCGAGCTTCCCGCTGGTCGTCTCCGTGACCGTCGGCGGCAGCACGTACACCCAGAGCTACGCGAGTTCTGCCGTGCCGCAAGGGTAG
- a CDS encoding MoxR family ATPase, whose amino-acid sequence MTMTPEQATWFSGVFERLVSNIDRVLLGKAHIIRLSLTALFSEGHLLLEDFPGTGKTSLARAIAQSVRGTSNRVQFTPDLLPGDITGVNIFDQRTGAFEFHRGPVFANIVLADEINRASPKTQSALLEVMEEEQVTVDGVRHQVGAPFMVIATQNPIEQAGTYRLPEAQLDRFLMKASIGYPDHEATLRILEGSEHRAHEIVVPEVISAATVVEMAGMARTVHVDATINDYVSRLVDATRTADEIRLGVSVRGALALVRASKTLAASAGRYYVTPDDVKALAEPVLAHRLVLDPEAEFEGVTASSVVAQILIETPPPGDRVAV is encoded by the coding sequence ATGACAATGACCCCCGAGCAGGCGACGTGGTTCTCCGGCGTCTTCGAGCGGCTGGTGTCGAACATCGACAGGGTGCTGCTCGGCAAGGCGCACATCATCCGGCTGTCCCTCACGGCGCTGTTCAGCGAAGGGCACCTGCTGCTGGAGGACTTCCCCGGCACGGGCAAGACGTCGCTGGCGCGCGCCATCGCGCAGAGCGTCCGCGGCACGAGCAACCGGGTGCAGTTCACCCCCGACCTGCTGCCGGGCGACATCACCGGCGTCAACATCTTCGACCAGCGCACCGGCGCGTTCGAGTTCCACCGCGGCCCGGTGTTCGCGAACATCGTGCTCGCCGACGAGATCAACAGGGCGAGTCCCAAGACCCAGTCGGCGTTGCTCGAAGTGATGGAGGAGGAGCAGGTCACGGTCGACGGCGTCCGCCACCAGGTCGGCGCCCCGTTCATGGTCATCGCCACGCAGAACCCGATCGAGCAGGCGGGCACGTACCGGCTTCCGGAGGCGCAGCTCGACCGGTTCCTGATGAAGGCGTCGATCGGCTACCCGGACCACGAGGCGACCCTGCGCATCCTGGAGGGGTCGGAGCACCGGGCGCACGAGATCGTCGTGCCGGAGGTCATCTCGGCGGCCACGGTGGTGGAGATGGCGGGCATGGCGCGCACGGTGCACGTCGACGCCACGATCAACGACTACGTCTCCCGGCTGGTGGATGCGACGCGCACGGCCGACGAGATCCGTCTCGGCGTCAGCGTGCGCGGCGCCCTCGCGCTCGTGCGCGCGTCCAAGACGCTCGCTGCGTCGGCCGGCCGGTACTACGTGACGCCCGACGACGTGAAGGCGCTGGCGGAGCCGGTGCTCGCCCACCGCCTCGTGCTCGACCCCGAGGCCGAGTTCGAGGGTGTGACAGCGTCGAGCGTCGTCGCCCAGATCCTGATCGAGACGCCGCCGCCCGGGGATCGGGTCGCCGTGTGA